From Amycolatopsis sp. YIM 10, the proteins below share one genomic window:
- a CDS encoding amylo-alpha-1,6-glucosidase, with product MATEFSVYEIPFSRSGAWFGLSPVVGLATYADDVHLVSHRNGMHPVLSLVPVLDGNRATTVITAEPAVVTWSAGDRRVAAVFSAPDTLRISGTGMGMRISATQSTLTPFTGTYFFADPAGAAVFTSYETGHRFRVTVLSGQSSRAGEQELGVAERMVVAGEDGGPWEVVIEELATARPPVKSTTDFPGTVTAARDSFSRFADAVAPWRNDRTPAAELACYVIWSATVNPAGFVTRPAVLMSKHWMDKVWSWDHCFNALALAPGAPGLAWDQFQVMFDHQDTEGALPDSITHAEVLRNFVKPPIHGLALTRLRERLPGGLPDARQAYRQLSALTSFWLDHRRAPGHHLPHYEHGNDSGWDNSTVFREERLVQSADLAAFLVLQMKELATLAAELGEPSARWDEQADDMLVAMLAELWDGTGFVSRGVRTGTVRSSASLLDLMPVVLGEYLPRQVFDQLCAGISAHLTSVGLATELPSSPYYEADGYWRGPVWAPATILIEDGLRRGGAAELADQVSARFRATCEKSGFAENFDALTGEGLRDRAYTWTASAYLILAEDAERRMR from the coding sequence GTGGCCACCGAGTTCTCGGTGTACGAAATCCCCTTCAGCCGGTCCGGTGCCTGGTTCGGTCTCTCCCCCGTGGTGGGTCTGGCGACCTATGCCGATGACGTGCACCTGGTGTCCCACCGCAACGGCATGCACCCGGTGCTGTCCCTCGTCCCCGTGCTGGACGGGAACCGCGCGACCACGGTGATCACCGCCGAACCGGCAGTGGTCACGTGGAGCGCCGGGGACAGGCGGGTCGCCGCGGTGTTCTCGGCCCCGGACACCCTTCGGATCTCCGGAACCGGTATGGGAATGCGGATCAGTGCCACGCAATCCACCCTGACTCCGTTCACCGGCACGTACTTCTTCGCCGACCCCGCGGGCGCCGCCGTCTTCACCTCCTACGAGACCGGGCACCGCTTTCGCGTGACTGTCCTCTCAGGACAATCCAGCCGGGCCGGGGAACAGGAACTCGGCGTCGCCGAACGAATGGTCGTCGCGGGAGAGGACGGAGGCCCGTGGGAAGTGGTGATCGAGGAGCTCGCCACCGCGCGGCCACCGGTCAAGTCCACAACGGACTTCCCGGGCACGGTCACCGCCGCCCGCGACAGCTTCTCCCGATTCGCCGACGCCGTGGCGCCCTGGCGCAACGACCGGACCCCGGCCGCCGAGCTGGCCTGCTACGTCATCTGGTCCGCCACGGTGAATCCCGCCGGGTTCGTCACCCGCCCGGCCGTGCTCATGTCGAAACACTGGATGGACAAGGTCTGGAGCTGGGACCACTGCTTCAACGCACTGGCACTGGCCCCTGGCGCACCGGGTCTGGCCTGGGACCAGTTCCAGGTGATGTTCGACCACCAGGACACCGAAGGCGCACTGCCGGACTCGATCACCCACGCGGAAGTGCTCCGCAACTTCGTCAAACCACCCATCCACGGCTTGGCCCTCACCCGGCTGCGCGAACGCCTCCCCGGCGGCCTCCCCGACGCCCGGCAGGCATACCGGCAGCTCTCGGCCCTGACCTCCTTCTGGCTGGACCACCGGCGGGCACCCGGGCACCACCTTCCGCACTACGAACACGGCAACGACAGCGGCTGGGACAACTCCACCGTGTTCCGCGAAGAACGCCTCGTCCAGTCGGCTGACCTCGCTGCTTTCCTTGTACTGCAGATGAAGGAACTCGCCACTCTGGCCGCCGAGCTGGGCGAACCGTCCGCTCGGTGGGACGAGCAAGCCGACGACATGCTCGTCGCGATGCTGGCCGAACTGTGGGACGGCACCGGATTCGTCAGCCGCGGCGTGCGGACCGGAACGGTTCGATCCAGCGCGAGCCTGCTCGACCTCATGCCGGTCGTGCTGGGGGAGTACCTGCCTCGACAGGTGTTCGATCAGCTGTGCGCGGGCATCTCGGCGCACCTGACCTCCGTCGGACTGGCCACCGAGCTGCCGAGCTCGCCGTACTACGAGGCGGACGGATACTGGCGCGGCCCCGTATGGGCGCCGGCCACGATCCTGATCGAAGACGGCCTGCGCCGCGGCGGCGCCGCGGAACTCGCCGACCAGGTCAGTGCGCGCTTCCGCGCCACGTGTGAGAAATCGGGCTTCGCCGAGAACTTCGACGCCCTGACCGGTGAGGGGTTACGCGACCGCGCGTACACCTGGACAGCCAGCGCCTACCTGATACTCGCCGAGGACGCCGAACGACGAATGAGGTGA
- a CDS encoding bifunctional 2-polyprenyl-6-hydroxyphenol methylase/3-demethylubiquinol 3-O-methyltransferase UbiG, producing MSLHHLRTTTLEPRPLGDDARHTIAFYQHWVPDRTILELGANPDGPARALAAAGFNVFVVDDSPTAIEYAASMPGAESVYFVHADLRQECLEDVFGAVLVEPSALAQLYTLRAQIELLMTAADHIVDDGVVIIETPTMPVQLGHYYRTAEFPPLAELDIMAGTADLRLLHRTGGFGGSRTLSVYGLGL from the coding sequence ATGTCATTACACCACCTGCGCACCACGACACTCGAACCCAGGCCCCTCGGCGATGACGCGCGGCACACCATCGCCTTCTACCAGCACTGGGTTCCCGACCGCACCATCCTGGAGCTGGGCGCGAACCCGGACGGCCCGGCGCGCGCGCTGGCCGCGGCCGGGTTCAACGTCTTCGTCGTCGACGACTCCCCCACGGCGATCGAGTACGCGGCGAGCATGCCGGGTGCCGAGTCCGTCTACTTCGTGCACGCCGACCTGCGGCAGGAGTGCCTGGAGGACGTCTTCGGCGCGGTACTGGTCGAACCATCGGCACTGGCTCAGCTCTACACCCTGCGCGCGCAGATCGAGCTGCTGATGACCGCCGCCGACCACATCGTCGACGACGGAGTGGTGATCATCGAAACGCCGACGATGCCGGTGCAGCTCGGGCACTACTACCGGACCGCCGAGTTCCCGCCGCTGGCGGAACTGGACATCATGGCGGGCACGGCGGACCTGCGCCTGCTGCACCGGACCGGCGGCTTCGGCGGCAGCCGGACGCTGTCGGTCTACGGCCTCGGCCTGTGA
- a CDS encoding MFS transporter has translation MPRKAALAAWIGSALEYYDFFIYGTAAALVFNKIFFPASSPAAGTLLALATFGVGYLARPIGAVILGHVGDRFGRKKVLVFTLLLMGVATFAVGCLPTYGDVGVLAPILLVVLRLLQGLSAAGEQASANSMSLEHAPEHRRAYYTSFTLSGTQAGQILATAVFLPIAAMPEEQLLSWGWRLPFWCSALVVVVGFVVRRKLDETPVFERAEVAKLPVAVLFRDHWADVLRVVVAATIASVSTIFTVYALSYAVNTVGLERTPMLWVGVLANVLALAAIPALAGLADRIGRKPVFIGGCLGCGVLIFPYLWSISSGQFALIFPLGLLLFGVVYSGVNGVWPAFYGEMFSARVRLSGMAIGTQIGFAVAGFAPSVVAAIGSGRDDWLGVAIFTAAVCLLAAGAAATARETHKVPTEQLGVNETGGSPVGRGNTGELGSPAPDDRLPDVITPPAHHDTRTQAPRR, from the coding sequence ATGCCGCGCAAAGCCGCGCTGGCCGCCTGGATCGGCAGCGCACTCGAGTACTACGACTTCTTCATCTACGGCACCGCCGCGGCACTGGTGTTCAACAAGATCTTCTTCCCGGCCTCCTCCCCCGCCGCCGGCACGCTGCTGGCGCTGGCCACCTTCGGCGTCGGCTACCTCGCGCGGCCGATCGGCGCGGTGATCCTCGGCCACGTCGGGGATCGCTTCGGGCGCAAGAAAGTCCTCGTCTTCACGCTCCTGCTGATGGGCGTGGCCACCTTCGCCGTCGGCTGCCTGCCGACCTACGGCGACGTCGGCGTACTCGCCCCGATCCTGCTGGTGGTGCTGCGGCTGCTGCAGGGCCTGTCCGCCGCCGGCGAGCAGGCCAGCGCGAACTCGATGTCACTGGAACACGCACCCGAACACCGGCGCGCCTACTACACCAGCTTCACCCTCAGCGGCACCCAGGCCGGGCAGATCCTGGCCACCGCGGTGTTCCTGCCGATCGCCGCGATGCCGGAGGAGCAGCTGCTCTCGTGGGGCTGGCGCCTGCCGTTCTGGTGCAGCGCGCTGGTCGTGGTCGTCGGCTTCGTGGTGCGGCGCAAGCTGGACGAGACGCCGGTCTTCGAACGCGCCGAAGTGGCCAAGCTGCCGGTCGCGGTGCTGTTCCGCGACCACTGGGCCGACGTGCTGCGCGTGGTCGTCGCGGCCACGATCGCCTCGGTGAGCACGATCTTCACCGTCTACGCGCTGAGCTACGCGGTGAACACCGTCGGACTGGAACGCACGCCGATGCTGTGGGTCGGCGTGCTGGCCAACGTGCTGGCGCTGGCGGCGATCCCGGCGCTGGCCGGGCTGGCCGACCGGATCGGCCGCAAGCCGGTGTTCATCGGCGGCTGCCTCGGCTGCGGCGTGCTGATCTTCCCGTACCTGTGGTCCATCTCGAGCGGGCAGTTCGCCCTGATCTTCCCGCTGGGCCTGCTGCTGTTCGGCGTGGTCTACAGCGGGGTCAACGGCGTGTGGCCCGCCTTCTACGGCGAGATGTTCAGCGCGCGGGTGCGGTTGTCCGGGATGGCGATCGGCACCCAGATCGGCTTCGCGGTGGCCGGGTTCGCGCCCAGCGTGGTCGCCGCGATCGGCTCCGGCAGGGACGACTGGCTCGGCGTGGCGATCTTCACCGCGGCGGTCTGCCTGCTCGCCGCCGGTGCCGCGGCCACCGCGCGCGAAACGCACAAGGTGCCGACCGAGCAGCTGGGGGTGAACGAAACGGGCGGGTCACCCGTAGGTAGGGGAAACACAGGCGAGCTCGGTTCCCCGGCCCCGGACGACAGGTTGCCCGATGTCATTACACCACCTGCGCACCACGACACTCGAACCCAGGCCCCTCGGCGATGA
- a CDS encoding TetR/AcrR family transcriptional regulator, whose protein sequence is MAAPSSEVERQRDKERTRADILAVATSEFADKGYTGARVDEIAARTSTTKRMIYYYFGGKEQLYVAVLEQAYSAIRALEQQLDVDHLEPEDAIRQLAELTFDHHEAHPDFIRLVSIENIHRAEHIARSEVLSGLANPALDVLTRILSRGRAAGRFRTDVDALDIHMVISSYCVFRLANRHTFAAIFDRDLLDPQRRDHQRRLLGDLVISYLTAPA, encoded by the coding sequence GTGGCCGCACCGTCGTCCGAGGTCGAGCGGCAGCGCGACAAGGAGCGCACCCGCGCCGACATCCTCGCGGTGGCCACCAGCGAGTTCGCCGACAAGGGCTACACCGGGGCCAGGGTGGACGAGATCGCCGCCAGGACCAGCACCACCAAGCGGATGATCTACTACTACTTCGGCGGCAAGGAACAGCTCTACGTCGCCGTGCTCGAACAGGCGTATTCGGCGATCCGCGCGCTGGAGCAGCAGCTGGACGTCGACCACCTCGAGCCGGAGGACGCCATCCGCCAGCTGGCGGAGCTGACCTTCGACCACCACGAGGCCCACCCGGACTTCATCCGGCTGGTCAGCATCGAGAACATCCACCGCGCCGAGCACATCGCGCGCTCGGAGGTGCTATCGGGCCTGGCCAACCCGGCACTCGACGTGCTGACGCGCATCCTGTCCCGCGGGCGCGCCGCCGGCCGCTTCCGCACCGACGTCGACGCGCTCGACATCCACATGGTGATCAGCTCGTACTGCGTCTTCCGCCTGGCGAACCGGCACACCTTCGCCGCCATCTTCGACCGGGACCTGCTCGACCCGCAGCGGCGGGACCACCAGCGCCGCCTGCTCGGCGACCTCGTCATCAGCTACCTCACCGCGCCCGCCTGA
- a CDS encoding shikimate dehydrogenase — MTSYLIGLIGSGIGPSLSPALHEREADRLGLRYLYRRLDLDVLDRPSGEVFEAARLAGFDGLNVTHPAKQSVLDHLDELSPEAAALGAVNTVVFDRGRAIGHNTDSTGFAGSLSRGLPDAAMDTVLLLGAGGAGAAVAHALLSLGTGTLHVHDVDEGRSAKLVSALCRRFGADRAVAGNLDVLETADGLVHATPTGMAQYPGNPVPASALRPELWVADIVYRPLETELLRTAAARGCRVLDGGGMVVRQAADSFRLFTGIEPDTERMLRHFGELAADEGKAVYARG; from the coding sequence GTGACCAGCTATCTCATCGGACTGATCGGTTCCGGCATCGGGCCGTCACTGAGCCCGGCCCTGCACGAGCGCGAAGCGGACCGGCTCGGCCTGCGTTACCTGTACCGCCGCCTCGACCTCGACGTGCTGGACCGCCCGTCCGGAGAGGTGTTCGAAGCCGCGCGGCTGGCCGGGTTCGACGGGCTCAACGTGACCCATCCCGCCAAGCAGTCGGTGCTCGACCACCTCGACGAGCTGTCACCGGAGGCCGCCGCGCTCGGCGCGGTGAACACCGTTGTCTTCGACCGCGGCCGCGCGATCGGCCACAACACCGACAGCACCGGCTTCGCCGGCAGCCTCAGCCGCGGCCTGCCCGACGCCGCGATGGACACCGTGCTGCTGCTGGGCGCGGGTGGCGCGGGCGCCGCCGTCGCGCACGCGCTGCTCTCACTGGGCACCGGCACCCTGCACGTCCACGACGTCGACGAAGGCCGGTCCGCGAAGCTGGTTTCCGCGCTGTGCCGGCGTTTCGGCGCCGATCGGGCCGTCGCCGGAAATCTCGACGTGCTCGAAACCGCCGACGGCCTGGTGCACGCGACACCGACCGGCATGGCGCAGTACCCGGGTAACCCGGTGCCCGCTTCGGCGCTGCGGCCGGAACTGTGGGTGGCCGACATCGTCTACCGTCCACTTGAGACGGAACTGCTGCGCACCGCGGCCGCGCGCGGTTGCCGGGTGCTCGACGGCGGCGGCATGGTGGTGCGGCAGGCGGCCGACTCGTTCCGGTTGTTCACCGGCATCGAACCGGACACCGAGCGCATGCTGCGGCACTTCGGCGAACTCGCGGCCGACGAGGGAAAGGCGGTGTACGCCCGTGGTTAG
- a CDS encoding bifunctional sugar phosphate isomerase/epimerase/4-hydroxyphenylpyruvate dioxygenase family protein: protein MVSTGAERRTAIATVCLSGTLEDKLAAASAAGFDGVEIFENDLLASRLSPAGIRRHCADLGLSIDLYQPFRDFEAVPPELFRANLRRAARKLDLMAELGTGTVLVCSSVSPDAVDDDELAAEHLHALAELAGERGMRIAYEALAWGRFVNTYQRSWRIVRRAAHPALGLCLDSFHILSVGGDPAAIRTIPGEKIFFVQLADAPRLAMDVLQWSRHHRLFPGQGEFDLTAFTGHVLATGYAGPLSLEVFNDVFRQADPRLTAVDAMRSLLALQESLGLVELPEAPALHGHAFAELAASSGEDVGKVLAGLGFSVAGHHRSKPVSLWAQGGARVLVNETGERTAIAVESEDPERSARRAAAFLAQPLPRGREAVAAPDSTELFFCGSEDWLADFDLTGETGETANTAGITGIDHVALTQPFDQFEEAALFYRSVLGLRLEPVVEFAAPFGLVRSRAAAHQGVRLTLDTALVRRGEWAPAVREPQHIAFATGDAIASAKAMRALGAPLLEIPGNYYDDLEARLDLDPELLAELRAESVLYDRDEHGEFLHFYTDLAGERVFFEVVQRVGGYRGYGVANAPIRMAAHRDRRLSAR, encoded by the coding sequence GTGGTTAGCACCGGAGCCGAACGCCGGACCGCGATCGCCACCGTCTGCCTGTCCGGCACGCTGGAGGACAAGCTGGCGGCCGCGTCCGCCGCCGGGTTCGACGGGGTCGAGATCTTCGAGAACGACCTGCTCGCCTCGCGCCTGTCCCCGGCCGGGATCCGGCGCCACTGCGCGGATCTGGGCCTGTCGATCGATCTCTACCAGCCGTTCCGCGATTTCGAGGCGGTGCCGCCGGAGCTGTTCCGGGCCAACCTCCGGCGGGCCGCGCGCAAGCTGGACCTGATGGCCGAACTGGGCACCGGCACCGTGCTGGTCTGCTCCTCGGTCTCGCCCGACGCGGTGGACGACGACGAACTCGCCGCCGAGCACCTGCACGCCCTCGCCGAACTGGCGGGTGAGCGCGGAATGCGCATCGCCTACGAAGCACTGGCGTGGGGCCGGTTCGTCAACACCTACCAGCGTTCGTGGCGGATCGTCCGGCGGGCCGCGCACCCGGCGCTCGGCCTGTGCCTGGACAGCTTCCACATTCTCTCGGTCGGCGGGGATCCGGCGGCGATCCGGACCATTCCCGGCGAAAAGATCTTCTTCGTGCAGCTCGCCGACGCGCCCCGGCTGGCGATGGACGTGCTGCAGTGGAGCAGGCACCACCGGCTCTTCCCCGGACAGGGCGAGTTCGACCTGACCGCGTTCACCGGGCACGTGCTGGCCACCGGGTACGCCGGGCCGCTGTCACTGGAGGTGTTCAACGACGTCTTCCGGCAGGCCGATCCGCGGCTCACCGCGGTCGACGCGATGCGGTCGCTGCTGGCGTTGCAGGAATCGCTCGGCCTGGTCGAACTCCCCGAAGCACCGGCGCTGCACGGGCACGCGTTCGCCGAACTCGCCGCATCCTCCGGTGAGGATGTGGGGAAGGTGCTCGCCGGGCTCGGGTTCAGCGTCGCGGGCCACCACCGGAGCAAGCCGGTGAGCCTGTGGGCGCAGGGTGGCGCGCGCGTGCTGGTCAACGAAACCGGGGAACGCACGGCGATCGCGGTCGAGAGCGAAGATCCGGAGCGCTCGGCCCGGCGGGCCGCGGCCTTCCTCGCCCAGCCGTTGCCGCGCGGCCGGGAGGCGGTCGCGGCCCCCGATTCCACCGAGTTGTTCTTCTGCGGCAGCGAAGACTGGCTGGCCGACTTCGACCTGACCGGCGAAACCGGGGAAACCGCGAACACCGCTGGGATCACCGGCATCGACCACGTCGCGCTGACCCAGCCGTTCGACCAGTTCGAGGAAGCCGCCCTGTTCTACCGGTCGGTGCTGGGCCTGCGACTGGAGCCCGTGGTGGAGTTCGCCGCGCCGTTCGGCCTCGTCCGCAGCCGCGCCGCCGCGCACCAGGGCGTGCGGCTGACCCTGGACACCGCGCTCGTGCGCCGCGGGGAATGGGCCCCTGCCGTGCGCGAACCGCAGCACATCGCCTTCGCCACCGGCGACGCGATCGCCAGTGCGAAGGCGATGCGCGCACTCGGCGCGCCGCTGCTGGAGATTCCCGGCAACTACTACGACGATCTCGAGGCCCGGCTCGATCTCGACCCGGAACTGCTGGCCGAGCTGCGTGCCGAGTCGGTGCTCTACGACCGCGACGAGCACGGCGAATTCCTGCACTTCTACACCGACCTGGCGGGGGAGCGGGTGTTCTTCGAAGTGGTGCAGCGCGTCGGCGGCTACCGCGGGTACGGCGTGGCGAACGCGCCGATCCGGATGGCAGCCCACCGCGACCGCAGGCTCAGCGCGCGTTAG
- a CDS encoding Dabb family protein — MIVNILRFSFKDGTSEESKETVLAAMRRTASVESVSFSTVGQDIGDPAEGFTHTYLAGIADLAALERYMHDPVHLSGDWEILPHIQRMSAVRLSDDLDPELSEKVMALHLAKVAKYPDWAQALDSIPEARIAERARK, encoded by the coding sequence ATGATCGTCAACATCCTGCGGTTCAGCTTCAAGGACGGGACCAGCGAAGAAAGCAAGGAGACCGTGCTGGCCGCGATGCGGCGCACGGCTTCGGTGGAGTCGGTGTCGTTCTCCACGGTGGGACAGGACATCGGGGACCCGGCGGAGGGGTTCACGCACACCTATCTCGCCGGGATCGCCGACCTGGCCGCGCTGGAGCGGTACATGCACGACCCGGTGCACCTGTCCGGGGACTGGGAGATCCTGCCGCACATCCAGCGCATGTCCGCGGTCCGGCTCTCCGACGACCTCGACCCGGAGCTGAGCGAGAAGGTGATGGCGCTGCACCTGGCCAAGGTCGCGAAGTACCCGGACTGGGCCCAGGCGCTAGACAGCATTCCCGAGGCGCGGATCGCTGAGAGGGCGCGCAAGTAG
- a CDS encoding TetR/AcrR family transcriptional regulator: MTTASRGRIDKRQSILTAAFTVFARRGYAEACVKEIAEEAGVAKPTVYNHLNDKENLFRHAIEAAADEVMAANLEVVERLREPGDDLRAALEDVAHRLAQVCCGERSRSLRRLTYGQVARFPELIELVQARTSDKVAEALADRLARFSLAGRLRSCDPAVASGQLLALLTGPLENRSHLGTRKVPATEVRAVSDAAVDTFLRAYAAG; encoded by the coding sequence GTGACCACTGCCTCACGGGGGCGGATCGACAAGCGGCAGTCGATCCTGACCGCCGCGTTCACCGTCTTCGCGCGCCGCGGGTACGCCGAAGCCTGCGTCAAGGAGATCGCCGAGGAGGCGGGCGTCGCCAAGCCGACGGTCTACAACCACCTCAACGACAAGGAAAACCTCTTCCGCCACGCCATCGAGGCCGCCGCCGACGAGGTGATGGCGGCCAATCTCGAGGTGGTGGAACGGCTGCGCGAGCCGGGCGACGACCTGCGCGCGGCGCTGGAGGACGTGGCGCACCGGCTGGCCCAGGTGTGCTGCGGGGAGCGGTCGCGCTCGCTGCGGCGCCTGACCTACGGCCAGGTGGCGCGGTTTCCCGAGCTGATCGAACTGGTCCAGGCCCGCACCTCGGACAAGGTCGCCGAAGCGCTGGCCGACCGGCTCGCCCGGTTCTCGCTCGCCGGGCGCCTGCGGTCGTGCGATCCGGCGGTGGCCTCGGGGCAGTTGCTCGCCCTGCTCACCGGACCGCTGGAGAACCGGTCTCACCTCGGCACGCGCAAGGTGCCCGCGACGGAGGTGCGGGCGGTGTCCGACGCGGCCGTCGACACCTTCCTGCGCGCGTACGCGGCCGGATGA
- a CDS encoding helix-turn-helix domain-containing protein: MTGQKRRAATAREVKALGHPLRLRILRLCKEHELTNKQLADRLGRDPGTVLHHVRQLTEAGLLEQAPVRTGASGALEKPYRSATQTWWLDGPLLEAETADERSAPVVAFQEELREAGPESVRLYERFTLHLSDDDIAELDRRILEVLDEYVANDDQRAGKPVLSGIFLLHSLSGPQPPSPSGTP; the protein is encoded by the coding sequence ATGACCGGCCAGAAGCGGCGGGCGGCCACCGCCCGCGAGGTGAAGGCGCTCGGGCATCCGCTGCGCCTGCGCATCCTGCGGTTGTGCAAGGAACACGAGCTGACCAACAAGCAGCTGGCCGACCGGCTCGGCCGCGACCCGGGCACGGTACTGCACCACGTCCGCCAGCTCACCGAGGCCGGCCTGCTCGAGCAGGCGCCGGTCCGCACCGGCGCGAGCGGCGCGCTGGAGAAGCCCTACCGGAGCGCGACCCAGACCTGGTGGCTGGACGGCCCGCTGCTCGAAGCCGAGACCGCGGACGAGCGGTCCGCGCCGGTGGTCGCGTTCCAGGAGGAACTGCGGGAGGCGGGCCCGGAGTCGGTGCGGCTGTACGAGCGGTTCACCCTGCATCTGTCCGATGACGACATCGCCGAGCTGGACCGCCGCATCCTCGAAGTGCTCGACGAGTACGTGGCCAACGACGACCAGCGCGCGGGAAAGCCGGTGCTCAGCGGCATTTTCCTGCTGCACAGCCTCAGTGGCCCGCAGCCTCCATCGCCATCAGGAACACCGTGA